GCCAGGTCATCCTGGTGACGCACTCCATGGGGGGGCTGGTCGCACGCGCGTGTGCCCGGCTCAGCCCCCCAGGAGATGGGAGTGCGCCGGATATCGCCGGCATTGTTCATGGGGTGATGCCGGCATTGGGTGCGCCTGTCGCCTATCGCCGCATCGCATGCGGCACAGAAGGGGGACATTTCACGAATGGACTCACCGACAATATCAAGGCAAGCAAATTTGCCGAGATCGCTGGCGTCACGAGTGCTGAAACGACGCCGGTCATGGCCTTGTCCAGCGGCGTTCTACAGTTGTTGCCGAATCATCTGTATCCGGCGCCCTGGCTGTCGATCAAAACCGTACGAACAGTCAACAAGAATGATGAAATTCGCGACCTGGTGTCGCTTCCTGACGGTAATCCGTATGACTTCTATCGTGACATGCAGTCATGGTATCGCATGATCGACCCTTCGCTTGCCGACCCTGCCGGCAAGTACGGCAAAGCCAAGGGCGGGGTCCGACAAGCGATCCTCAATTCAATCGATCAGGCAGAGCGATTCCACACCCAGATACTGACTGTCAGAAGCGGTAGCACAGATGGGGCGACCCCGTATTACCACAAGAATTCGTATTCGTTCCACGGGGCGGACAGGTCGCTCAAAACCTATGGCCAGATTTGCTGGATTGCACGGGAGGCGCGGCTTAGTCCGATTGCGCTGACGCGGGGCAGCGTACGCTCGGGCCGGCTAAGCGCCGTGCGAGAAGACGGATCGCGCGAAGTCGAGATCGATCGAGGACTGAAGCTACGGTTCGTGGTCAGGCCGCAAGATGCGCCCGGCGATGAAACCGTGCCGGTGCAGTCGGGAGCAGGTCCGCAAGCGCATGTGCGTCAAGTCTTCTCTGCCGACGGTTTCCGGCACCAGGAAAGCTTCGATGATCAAGACATGCTCGTGCTGACTCGGCACCTTATCGTCAAGATTGTGCAGGATGTGCAATGAAGTGGCCTTGCAGGCGGCGAATACGGTGGCTTGCAGGAATTCTGGCGCTGACAACGGCACTTGCCTCGGTACTTGCCAATTCCGTGCAGACGGACCAGGACATGCAAAAGGTGGCGCGGATGACCGACAAGATGAAAACGGTATGCGTAGGGCGGTTCCTGATCGATCTTCCTGCCGATGCCAGGGTCAGTATCGGTCGCGGTTACGCTGGCGGTTACGAGATTTCGACCACGGCCGATGAGACGGACGAGCAATTTGCGGCACGGCTTCGCCTTGCCGAAGCGGAGCTGAAAGAACTGCCAAACCGGGATGGCCGCCCCAGCCTCGAATCCAGCAAAGAGTTGATCATCGGAAAGGCGCACGGGAAGCTGCTCGTTCATAACCGCCAGCGCACCAAGGTCCCCGAAGGAGACCGCATGACGATGAGCGAAACCGTCAGCGTCCGAAGCTTGCTGCGGCTGCCGGGCGTGAGCATAACCGCCAATGTCGACTGGATCGATCCGGACGAGGTAGGTGATCTTGAACGCCTGTTGGCACAGCTCATGCCACTCGAAGAGATGCAGATTCCGCGGCAACCTGGATTCTGTTTTGACCGCGCGTTCGTGAAAGACCCCTACGACCATCTGGGCACTGAGGGCGTCGTACTCTTTGCCGGCCTGCCAGGACATTCTGATGTCAATATTGTGTTTTCTTCCATGTCCGGCACGAGTGCCGCTCCCGGTCTATTGGAACGCAACACACGAGCCTCTGAACGGGAACCGATGCTCATGCGGCTTGCGTTCTCTACCTTGCGTCAGGCAGCACGCGCGATAAACGGCCTGGAGGGCGAGGAACTGGTCTTGCGGGTCCGTGAACCGAATCTCACTACAGGCTATTCATTTCAATGGGAAATGCCTGGCAAGCAAAAAGATATTTACGCTCCGCTGTTAACGCTCGAACTCGACTCTGGCACGAATCCGGTTACCGGCGGCAAACCGGTGCAGTCGACCCTGTCGGAGGGGGCGTTGTTCGAATTATGGGAGCGTATTGCTAACAGTATTCGGCTCAGACCGACGCAAGACGTCCAGGCAGCCATCGCGGAGCCGGTCACGACCCCTTTGGGAACGACAGCATTTTCAGGCGAGGCTTGCCCGCATACCGGATGGTGGCAATGCTGCGATGGCGGGAGCGGTATCGGTGTCCTGGGCGGACAACGACAATATCTGCGGGGCGGGCAGCAAATGCCGCAGGCGCTGCTGCTTCCTGCCCAGACATTGTGGGAGCGTCTGCGGGGCGTGCAACCGAGTTTCGAAAGCAGTAGTCCAAGCTTGTGGAAGCTCGCCGACAAGCGCGCTACCGCGCGTGTCCCCCCATCTTCTATGCTGGCCCACGCCACGACACTATCGGAAGCCGACAATGCGCCTGCAGCAGCGCCGCTGCATGGCGTGGCGCAGACCCTTATCGGTAGCGAGGCGAAAACCGGCACGCCCTGTCCGGCGTCCGGATGGTGGCGATGCGACGACAGCCACGCACTCGACGGAACCCGCTGGTTTGCCGCTGGCAGCTTGCTGCCGCCAGCAACTTTTCGCGCGCCATTAAGCTTGCGCGGATCCGCGCACCCGGAAATCATCCATCGGCGCAGTGCCTGGCAACTCGTGCGGCTGGCGCACGGCGCGCAAGACAACGTCGACTCTGGCCCTGGACCGCGCCATGGCTGAGAAAGCGCCGGTGAACTCGCCGCGCTTGCTCCGCGACCGGACCTTGCTCTGGCTTGCCGCTGTGCTTGTCGTGGGATTCGTCATCGCCGTCGTCACCCGATCGGTCGAAGCGATCCAGCTCGAGCGCCGGGTCGCGCAAATGACGGGGCAGATGAAGCCCGTATGCGTCGGCAGGTTGCTGTTCGACCTGCCCGAAGGGGCCAGGCACGAGTTCTCGCAAGCACGCTACGCTGGGGTCAAGCTTGCCACCACCGAGGAGACGTTCGCGCAGTTCAAGGCGCGCCTCGACGAGCGCCAGGCAGCGCTGATGCGCACAGCGGCAGGGCCGCCCAAGGCCAGCAATCCTGGATTGGTCAGGGCGGTAAAGAACGCGCACGGCATCGCAGGACAGATCTTTCTGCACGGCCGACGCTTCGTCACCAGCCAGTCGGCCGGCGGCGCGACCGCACAGCGCCTGCGCCGGAGCCCTGGCCAGGAATTGCTCAGTATCGAAGCGCTGGTGCATGGCAATGGCGTCAGCATCGACCTGAGCGCGGACTTGACAGCCGGCTTGTCCGAGTCGGAAGCAGTTGGCCGGCTATCGAGGGTGATCGCAGCGCTGGTTCCCAATCCAAGGAACATCATTCCGTTCGAGCCGGGCTTTTGCATGGACAAGGCTTACCTACGCGGTCCGCAGGCGCCCGGCCGGGACGAGGACCTGATAATGACGGCCTGGATGGGCGAGCGTCTCGAGATCGCGTTCACACTGATACATTCACGCGCAACAGGTGCGGATCGGGCGGCACTGCTCACGCGCAGCACAGGGCCTAACGCGCGCATGGCGTCAGATACGGGCGAGCGCGTGTCAGTCCAGTCGGCTCGCCTGCGTAGTATTGGTGGGTTTGCCGGCGCAGAGCTGGTAGAAAATTATGCCCAGGAAGGCACTGCCAGTTTTTACAACTTCTGGTGGGAGAGCAGCGGTAGCAAGGACAAGGAGCTGGCCCCCCATGTCGCCCTGACGATGTTCACCGGAGGCAGCCCGCAAGATCCCGGACGGCTCCCACTTTCGCGGGACCTGGCTTACGGGCTGTGGGAAAAACTCGTGCCCGGCGTCCGGCTGCGCCTTGACGGTAGTGCAAACCGCACGCAGGCCGGGCGGGCGCAGGCCGCTTCACCCAGGCTTGCGCTCGCCGTCGCAGGTCGTGCCGGGAGCGGCGCGTCGCAATGCGCTGTGCGATCCTCGCGTTTCTGAGCGGCGTAGCCTGGCTCCAGACGCTCGCCGCGCTGCCCGCGCCGCCGACGATCTTCGGCGCGGCCGTCATTGCGCTGCTCTTGTGCGCGTTCAAGCGCCGCGCGGCGACCCTGCTTGCCAGCGCGCTGCTCGGCGCCGCGTGGGCGGCGCTCAGTGCGACGCTGGCACTGGCCGAAGCGCTGCCGCGCGAGCTCGAAGGCAGGGACCTTGCCATCATTGGTACGGTCGACAGCCTGCCGCATGAGTTCGAGGGTGGCACCCGCTTTAACTTTCGTGTCGAGCAGGTGCTAGAGCCAGGCGCGACGGTCCCGGCCCGCGTTGCGCTGTCGTGGTATGGGCGCATCACGGGGCAGGCCAATGCGCTGACAGTCGCGCCGGGCGAGCGCTGGCAGCTGGTAGTGCGCCTGCAGCGTCCGCACGGCAACGCCAACCCGCACGGCTTCGACTACGAAGGCTGGCTGCTGGAGCAGGGCGTGCGCGCCACCGGCTATGTGCGTCCCGCCGGCAGCGGCAACCAGCGCCTGGCTGCCTTCGTCCCGGGCGTGGGCCATGCCGTCGAGCGCGCCCGTGCGGCGCTGCGCCGCCATATCCTTGCTCAGCTCGAAGGCAAGCCTTACGCCGGCGTGATCGTCGCCCTGGTGATAGGCGACCAGCGCGGCATCGACCAGCCTGACTGGGACGTCTTCAATCGCACCGGCATCAGTCACCTGGTGTCGATCTCCGGCCTGCACGTGACCATGCTCGCTGGCCTGGCGGCGTGGGCGATGTCGGCCCTGTGGCGGCGTTCCTTCTTCGTCGAAGGCGCCGCGCTGCCGCTGCTGCTGCCGGCGCAAAAGGCCGCCGCCGTGGCCGGCGCGCTGACCGCGCTGCTGTATGTCCTGCTGGCCGGTTTCGGGGTGCCGGCCCAGCGCACCCTCTACATGCTCGCTGCCGGCGCGCTGGCGCTCTGGTGCGGGCGCGTCGTCACGCTGTCGCAGGTGCTGTGCCTGGCGCTTGGGGTGGTGGTGATCATCGATCCCTGGGCCGTGCTCAGCGCGGGATTCTGGCTTTCGTTCGGGGCGGTCGCCGT
Above is a genomic segment from Massilia sp. H6 containing:
- a CDS encoding triacylglycerol lipase, giving the protein MSEPTRPIHQPRVDPDGSLVAHTVATPTSFKVRARMTVGSRKVIPVIFVPGIMGSNLRVRRDSQPGKNAELKPGEAAWRPPNGALDGYMEARKWSSRNPAQRQRILDLGILEVDDDGDLDYPACALDDSVMRERGWGEVHAASYGKLLSGLQRHLDKTYWRSPQGVYEVRPSWRQVMQFDPARWGVRNVERVTERELEKYAGYQYPVYAFGYNWLESCEMSAVQLRHRIDRIKKFWIDRKHECRQVILVTHSMGGLVARACARLSPPGDGSAPDIAGIVHGVMPALGAPVAYRRIACGTEGGHFTNGLTDNIKASKFAEIAGVTSAETTPVMALSSGVLQLLPNHLYPAPWLSIKTVRTVNKNDEIRDLVSLPDGNPYDFYRDMQSWYRMIDPSLADPAGKYGKAKGGVRQAILNSIDQAERFHTQILTVRSGSTDGATPYYHKNSYSFHGADRSLKTYGQICWIAREARLSPIALTRGSVRSGRLSAVREDGSREVEIDRGLKLRFVVRPQDAPGDETVPVQSGAGPQAHVRQVFSADGFRHQESFDDQDMLVLTRHLIVKIVQDVQ
- a CDS encoding T6SS immunity protein Tli4 family protein, with protein sequence MAEKAPVNSPRLLRDRTLLWLAAVLVVGFVIAVVTRSVEAIQLERRVAQMTGQMKPVCVGRLLFDLPEGARHEFSQARYAGVKLATTEETFAQFKARLDERQAALMRTAAGPPKASNPGLVRAVKNAHGIAGQIFLHGRRFVTSQSAGGATAQRLRRSPGQELLSIEALVHGNGVSIDLSADLTAGLSESEAVGRLSRVIAALVPNPRNIIPFEPGFCMDKAYLRGPQAPGRDEDLIMTAWMGERLEIAFTLIHSRATGADRAALLTRSTGPNARMASDTGERVSVQSARLRSIGGFAGAELVENYAQEGTASFYNFWWESSGSKDKELAPHVALTMFTGGSPQDPGRLPLSRDLAYGLWEKLVPGVRLRLDGSANRTQAGRAQAASPRLALAVAGRAGSGASQCAVRSSRF
- a CDS encoding T6SS immunity protein Tli4 family protein, giving the protein MTDKMKTVCVGRFLIDLPADARVSIGRGYAGGYEISTTADETDEQFAARLRLAEAELKELPNRDGRPSLESSKELIIGKAHGKLLVHNRQRTKVPEGDRMTMSETVSVRSLLRLPGVSITANVDWIDPDEVGDLERLLAQLMPLEEMQIPRQPGFCFDRAFVKDPYDHLGTEGVVLFAGLPGHSDVNIVFSSMSGTSAAPGLLERNTRASEREPMLMRLAFSTLRQAARAINGLEGEELVLRVREPNLTTGYSFQWEMPGKQKDIYAPLLTLELDSGTNPVTGGKPVQSTLSEGALFELWERIANSIRLRPTQDVQAAIAEPVTTPLGTTAFSGEACPHTGWWQCCDGGSGIGVLGGQRQYLRGGQQMPQALLLPAQTLWERLRGVQPSFESSSPSLWKLADKRATARVPPSSMLAHATTLSEADNAPAAAPLHGVAQTLIGSEAKTGTPCPASGWWRCDDSHALDGTRWFAAGSLLPPATFRAPLSLRGSAHPEIIHRRSAWQLVRLAHGAQDNVDSGPGPRHG